Below is a window of Calditrichota bacterium DNA.
ATCTCGTCAACGAATGAAAACGGCGCATTGGAATTAATCAGCCAGTTCGGGGCGGGCACGAACAACTCCATTCGCATGCTGAAGCTCAATAGTAACGAAGGCAATGACGTGACGTGGGACATCGCGGATGATTACGTTTCAGACTACAGTCATCAGAGCGCACCAACAATTGCCGACGTCAACGGCGACGGTATCAGCGAGTTGATCGTAGAAGTCGACGAGGGAAACACCGAAGGAACGATCCATGCCTACGACTTGGGGATCGAATCCAATCCAGTCAAAAATCAGTGGAATGGCCTTTTGAACGGCCCCAAGCATACCGGGCGATACGCTCAACCTGTCCCGTACATACAATATCCGACCAATGTGAGTTGGAGTGGTCGCATAAGCGTTTCAGCATCAGGTTACTATGTTCCTGATGGATACAATCTCGTTATCGAGCCCGGTACCGTGATTGAGTTTGATGAGTATGCAGACCTTTGGATCGAGGGATCACTTACGGCAGTCGGCACGCCTTCGGAACCGATCATTTTTGCATCTCGAGTTCCGGATACACGGTGGAACGGACTAATTGTTTCATATGGCAGCGTAGTTCTAAACTATGCAAGTTTCAAGGACTTTAAGGATTACGGCATTTATACCGACACCCCTTCTTCAGTTTCGATCAATCACACTGATTTCGATTGTTCAAGTCTTAGGTTGGGTGGCGTCGGGTTGCTATTGTGGAATAGCCCAACCGTATCGCAAGTTGTTAAGAACTCGTTTGTTCATTCTGTCGCCCCAGACAGCCAGTGCGCAGGAATGTACTTGTACAACTGCAAAGTGGACTTCGACACTGTAACAATTGAAGACTGCGATTGGGTGAATTCTTACATCAAGAAAGTCACTGGAAGTTTTTACGGTTGTACTTTCCGTGACCGTGTAGATTATTACTCAATTTACTTTAACTCAACACCGAACACGCCTAACTTCCGCTGCTGTACCTTTGAAGATCTTGCACCCTCTTCCGGAACATGGCCGACGACAATTTACTGTGCCAGCGGAACTATGCCATCTTTTGGCGCGGAAGGCACCACGTTTAGCGGTGTAAGTAATGTCATAACGGATTTTAGCAACTCACTGATGACGATGAATGGCTCGGTAAACCTGCCAATAGTGGATTCCAATCCACAGTATCAGATCGAAACAAATGGCGGTCACAACGACTGGATTCAGGAAAATAGCGGCGGTCGTTTCTTTATTCGAAATAGCCCAGGGACTACAACATATCCTTGCACCGAGCAGTATTGGAGTCCCGATGCTCAAGTGGGTATGTTCGATCCACAAAATGGTGGAACGACGTACTGGAACTATTCATCGCCAATGGAAGATCCGTGGACGTTGTGCGGAGGAGCAGGCGGTGGGATTGAGCAATCTGTGGGCGATGGTCCACTTGCGCGTAACAACGGCAATCTCGATGAAGACGATTTGTATGATACATTTGCAGAAGCGCTTCAATACGAACAGGCGGAAGATTACCTTGCGGCACAAGAGCTGTTCCGCTATGTCACGGAGAACGCAAGTGAAACAAGCCTTCGTTGGAGTGCATTGGCGCACGTGGTCATTTGCGAGTCATTTACGCAGGCAAGTGGATCGTGGGGTTCTGACCTGATAAGCAGTATGATCGAACTCGAAAACGACTACGAAACTCGGGTGCTCGGTGATCGTTTGCGCGCAAGCTACTTCCAGAATCGCGGTGAGTTTGATTCAGCAATTGAGACATGTACAGCGCTTCTATCAAGTGGACTAACGTTCGCAGATTCAATTCAGGTCGCCACTGATCTTCTGGGAATCCAAAGTTCAATGGACGGTCACGACGGCGGGAGCCTTGACGGAATGTCAGCTACACAGATGATTCCGCCCTCACTTCGTGCTGAAACCACGGAAGAAGTTGTGACTATTGAGCGTGACTTATTCTCGTTGCTCAATCCTGTGACAAGAGAAGGTCGAAGCCAGAAAGCGATTCCGGGAGATTTTCGCCTGTATCAGAACTACCCGAATCCGTTTAACCCGACGACGCAAATCGAGTTTGACCTGCCGGAAACATCAAACTTGACGCTGAAGGTGTTCAACACGCTTGGTCAAGAGGTTGCAACGGTTAGCGATGGCAAGTTCAACGCTGGCCACTATGTGATGACTTGGAACGGCAAGTCCAACGCTGGCATCGATGTCGCAACTGGCCTTTACATCTATCAACTTAAGGCTGGCTCGTTCTTGGATACCAAGAAGATGATCCTGATGCGGTAGTTACTTGGTCAGTTCAAATTCAGAAAGCCCCGGCAAGTGTCGGGGCTTTTCTTTGCCAAGGTTCTTGGGGCTGTAGTCGGCCGCATTGACTACAGAGGTCTCGTTACGAAGTTGCGTGTCAAAAATAGTCGCCGTTTATGTTAAGTTGTTAATTGATAATTGGATACGGTTTTAACATATCGAGACAAGCCATTTGGCTGAATACGCATCTTCTTCTTATCTTGAATCATAGCCCAAACCACCGGAGCCAAACATGACCGTGACTATTACAGAAAGACTCCACGACTTCCTTTTTGAGAAGAAGCTTATCACGGAAGTCGCGAAGCGAATGGGAAAGAAGTTAACGACGCTAGCGTCTGAGCTTAATCCCGGTGCATCGTATGCAAAATTTGGCATCAATGACTTTCTTCCGTTGTGTGTTGCGGTACGTGAAATGGGCTATGGGGACGAACTCGACGCCATACTTCACGAGTATTTTGAAGCCTTGAAGTCTGGAACATCATCCCAGAGCGAGCCCTATTCGTCCCAAGAGCTTTCTGCTATGGTTGTAGAGTTAATGACCAACACCGCGACTCTTGCCAACAAGGCGTCAAAGCTGTTTGGCACCACCGACAAGCGGGAACTTCGAGAAGTTCGGTCATTGATCAGCCAGCATCTGCTTCCGACCGCTCTTAAGCTGGCTGCTTCAATTGACTCCGAATTGGACTCCGGTTCGGACACCTCTGTAGAATTTGCAAACTAAACCTCAGACTAATAATACCTGTTACCACCTTAGGAAGCTTAATAATGGCAACAAAGAACTTCGCAATTCGGCTTGACAATAGCAGCAAACAGACCGGCGACTTCACGTTGAAATTGCTGGTCGACGCCGGGACAAACGCAACATTCAAACTAACGTTCGTTGAAGCCGGAACGACAAACAGCCTGGACTTTATTTCTAGCAAGAACGGTGTTACAAAGAGCCACCCTTACTCTGCATCAGTTACCGGTACTTCTGCCGCTGTTGAGCTTAGCAAAACCGATCTATCTGCAATCTACGATGATGCTGATGGTGGAGACTGGGACTATGTTCAGGCTCAATGGACTGTTGGAAAGGTTGATGACAACGGCACATCTAACAACTATGTCTTGCAGGGAAACCACGTGTATGACGGAAGTGGTTGGCCCCCAATCTTGTAGACTGCCTCGAGGCTAATGGCTTTTCAAACTGTTATTTATTATTTGGGATATTGTGCGGCCCTCTATCTTTACAAAGATATGGGTCGCGTTTTTTTTGTGCCGATGCTCGCGAATATGTGGTTTAATCTTCTGATTACGTTTGAGATATATCGAGAGGTAGATTTTCGATGGTTTATTGCGGTTCATGGACTGTTTTGGCTGTGCTGGATATTGATTTTGGCTAGGCCATCCATTAGTCGCTTCGAGATAGGTGGAAGTATTATTCTTTTGGTTAGCGCCTTCTTTTGGGGAACGCTGCCTCGGCTAATGGAAGAAGCGAACGCGCTGAGCGCCATAA
It encodes the following:
- a CDS encoding T9SS type A sorting domain-containing protein — encoded protein: MKALIVMITIVLLAYSAQAQTELTGFPISFTRTSGTPAYIHEHGPVVANFDDDESLEIIVLSDANNTGDGQSDRILVFDPESATPGTPEYTLDMPTGLRNLGYTFSHSPVVLDGDGDGNMEIAVCAWKASTFATGNCPIFGGSCRHTSTCLHYETAVLSYEFGSATPTIVSGSYNKLTTPSVGDVTGDGIEDLIFVGASFNGSVTNADPDPTPGNAWANSIVTVNWTGTGWIDHEHVFSYCNPNAINISKIITETTVALGDMDNDGVNEIVALLPDADASAGEAEMVIVDVTATPDVTVIPVQGKFVYEGITGRGYSGPVLGDIIPDGILDAAFLVFDDGSIGSTQLALYDGNTGTFEFHDVPADYLINGGDVLALADGPSELDYLDIYVPTRNGGTTRMHWFRWNGTAWEFANNQLEWPKSFDQTLSTATAGYAPTISSTNENGALELISQFGAGTNNSIRMLKLNSNEGNDVTWDIADDYVSDYSHQSAPTIADVNGDGISELIVEVDEGNTEGTIHAYDLGIESNPVKNQWNGLLNGPKHTGRYAQPVPYIQYPTNVSWSGRISVSASGYYVPDGYNLVIEPGTVIEFDEYADLWIEGSLTAVGTPSEPIIFASRVPDTRWNGLIVSYGSVVLNYASFKDFKDYGIYTDTPSSVSINHTDFDCSSLRLGGVGLLLWNSPTVSQVVKNSFVHSVAPDSQCAGMYLYNCKVDFDTVTIEDCDWVNSYIKKVTGSFYGCTFRDRVDYYSIYFNSTPNTPNFRCCTFEDLAPSSGTWPTTIYCASGTMPSFGAEGTTFSGVSNVITDFSNSLMTMNGSVNLPIVDSNPQYQIETNGGHNDWIQENSGGRFFIRNSPGTTTYPCTEQYWSPDAQVGMFDPQNGGTTYWNYSSPMEDPWTLCGGAGGGIEQSVGDGPLARNNGNLDEDDLYDTFAEALQYEQAEDYLAAQELFRYVTENASETSLRWSALAHVVICESFTQASGSWGSDLISSMIELENDYETRVLGDRLRASYFQNRGEFDSAIETCTALLSSGLTFADSIQVATDLLGIQSSMDGHDGGSLDGMSATQMIPPSLRAETTEEVVTIERDLFSLLNPVTREGRSQKAIPGDFRLYQNYPNPFNPTTQIEFDLPETSNLTLKVFNTLGQEVATVSDGKFNAGHYVMTWNGKSNAGIDVATGLYIYQLKAGSFLDTKKMILMR